GACGGCAAGGATCAGCACTGTCCACTCCATACCCCAGCATGGAGACAGCAGGTGATAAAGATGCAGATGACTGCGAAGATCTTCGTAGCAAAAAGGACGGGCTTGGGGGGATTTGAACCCCCGGCGTTCAGCTTAGGAGGCTGACGCCATGTCCTGGCTAGGCCACAAGCCCCGGGACTCTAGTAATGTGGTCGTTGAGATGGTATTAAGGTTTGTGAGAGGCCACCTTTCTGGCACGATGGAACGCCTGCCGGTCACCGAGGGGAAGACAACATTTTTTGCACCGGTTCAGGACGAGGGAGCGGCATTCCCGCCGGGATCGGCCCCGATCTTCTACAACCGGAAGATGGAGGCGAACCGGGACGGGACGGTGCTCTTCCTCGCCGCCGTGCACCCTTCAGACTACCTCGACGCCATGGGGGCGACCGGGGTGCGGGGGCTGCGGGTCGCCCACGAGACCGGGATCGCCGTGACGATCAACGACATCGATCCATCAGCCGCGGCCGAGATCCGGGCGAACGCCGAACGGATCGGCGGGGCGATCGAGGTGACCTGCCAGGACGCCAACGCCCTGATGAGCACCAGGCGCTTCGACGCCGTCGACCTCGACCCCTTCGGGACGCCCGCGCCCTTCGTGGACGCCTCCTGCCGGAGCGCAAAACGGTATCTCTTCGTCACGGCGACCGACACCGCCCCGCTCTGCGGCGCCCACTTAAAGGCCGGGATGCGCCGCTACTTCGCCCGCCCGATGAACACGGAGTACCACGGCGAGGTCGGGCTGCGCATCCTCCTCGGTTTCGTGGCGCGGGAGATGATCAAGTACGACCGCGGCATCGAACCGCTCTTCTGCTTTGCCCACGAGCACTTTGTCCGCCTCCACCTCAGGACGCGCCCGCGGGTGAAGAACGCCGACCAGGCACTCGACCGGATCGGGTACGTGATGCAGTGCACCGGCTGCTTCTACCGCGAAGAAAGGACCGGCCTCCTGTCAGAGTCCGGCGTCTGCCCCTGCTGCGGCACGGCCCTGCGACCGATCGGCCCCCTCTGGCTCGGGGCGGTGAACGACCCCGATACCCTTCTGGCGATGGAGGCGCTGCTCCCGGAGATGACGCTCGGCACGGCGTCGTACCTGGGGCGGCTGCTGCCCGTCCTCAGGGACGAACTCCCCACCTCGACCTTCTACGACTACCACCGGATCGCAAAGACGCTCAGGGCCTCGCCGCCGGCGATCGATATCGTGCTGGAGCGCCTCCGCTGCGGCGGCTACCTGGCGACGCGGACGCATTACGAGGGCACCGGGATCAGGACCGACGCCCCGCTCGCGGCGATCGAGGCGGCGATCACCGATCCCGCTTGAACTGCCGTGTCTTTAAAAAAGCCTCGAACTCTGTTTTGAACGAGGGGGAGCACTCCAGGTACTCGACCAGGCCCTTAACCTGCTCGATCGTCTCGTTGTGGAGCTCGTGCTCCATAAAACATGCGTCCTCCCCGGCGACCCGGTCAGAAACGCCGATCAGGGAGAGAAAACCCTTGAGAGTCTCGTGCCTGAAGGCGATCACCTCGGCGATCGACCGGCCCTCGGGCGTGAGGGTCACGCCCTCGTACCGGCGGTAGGTGACCAGCCCCATCTGCCCGAGTTTCTGGAACATCTCGACAACGCTGGAAGGGGAGACCGAGAGTTCCTTTGCCACATCAGAGGTCCGGGCATACCCCTTCTCCCGCGCCACGCAGAGGATCGCCTCCAGGTAGTCCTCGATCTTCCTGCTCAGCGGCCCGCGGCCGCAGCATCTTCCCGGTGCCATCGCTCTCCCGCGGCGGTGCCTGAACGGCCCGCCAATCGCATCACTGTTGCACCGCCTGCCGCATAAATGATCAGGGTCGGAACGGTCCCTCATGTCGCCTCCTCCCTCAGGAGGAAGAAGGCGATCGCCAGCATGAGGGGGAGGAGGAGAACGGCCGGCGTGTACGGCGGGGCAAACCCGCCGATAAACCCGGCAAACGAGTTGAAGAAGGCCCCGGACTCCTCCCCGGCGGGAATGGAGGTGCAGATCATCCCGAAGATATCACAGCCGGCAACGAGGCCGACCATGACCGCCCCAAGGAGGGCGCGCGCCCGCCATTCGAGACCTGCGCCCCGGAGACCGCCCCCGATCAGGAGGAGGCCGCCGCAGGCGACGACCGCCCCGCCCCATGCCCAGCGGAAGAAATCGTCCCCGGCGATCTCGATGAGACCGACCTCGAACGGGCCGCTCCCCCCGATCCAGACCAGGATATCTGCAAGCCCGAGCAGGAGGGCAGCGGCCCCGGCGACGACCGAAACGGCGCGGAGCGCCATCTTTCCGCTCATCTCAGGCCACCCCCAGCAGCATGCCGGCAAGATGGATCAGCCCGCCGTAGAGGAAGACCACGGTCATCAGGGCAAGCATCGCCCCGCCGAGGAACTTCCATCCCTCTTTGAGCAGCATCACGAAGGTCGCCACGCACGGGAAGTAGATCGAGACCAGGATCACCGAGGCGAACATCTGGTACGCCGTCATCGGGATCGTGGAGAGCTGGGCGACAGCGAGGTCCTTTCTCAGGAAGGCGGCGAGCAGCGGACCGACGGTCTCGGGAGGCACCCCGAACCAGAGGACAAAGACCGGTGCAAGGGCGCTGCTCAGCCAGCCGATCACGCCGAGAAGGTAGAGGACGTTGACGAGCAGGACGCCGAGGAGCACGAAAGGAATGGCCTCGCGCAGGAAGCCCATCGTCCTGATCTTCATTTTACGGGAGACATTCTCGAACATCGGCCGGCGGTACGGCGGGACATCGATGAGGATCTCGGGGTTCTCGCCCGGGAGGAGCCGGTTGAAGATGAACCCGAAGAGGGCGAAGCCGACGAGCAGGGTGAGGATCACCAGACCGACGGATTCGGGGATCACCGCGAGCATGATCCCGAGCTGCGCCCCGCAGGGGATGAAGATCGCAATCAGCGTCATCATCATGAACCGCTGTTTGTCTGTCTCCAGGATCCGCGTCGCCGTGATCGCCGGGACATTGCACCCGAGCCCCAGGATCATCGGGACGACCGCATAGCCGTGGAGGCCGATCCGGTGGAGGAGGGTGTCGGCCAGGACGGCAAGCCGCGGGAGGTAGCCCGAGTCCTCCAGCACCGTCATGGTGAGGTAGAAGATGAAGACTGCCGGAAGGACGACGCCGATGGAGACGAAGAGCCCGGAGGTCAGGACGCCGAACGCCTCGAAACAGTTCTCGGCCGCCGGGTCCCCGACAAAGAGGAAGTAGAGGATGCTCTGCGGGTCTGGCCAGACGCTCTGGAGCCAGGGGAGCCAGTGGGCATCGAAGAGTTTGACCATGAAGCCGTCGGTGACCAGGTCGCCGGCAAAAGAGGAAAATATGCTCCAGAACGCATAGAGCACCGCAAAAGCGACTGGGATCCCGGTCAGCGGACTGATCGTGAGGTCACCGAGGGCGTCGGAGAGCGTCCTCCTGAACACGCCGGTCCTGACGGTCCGGCCGGCGATGGCATCGGCAAGGCTCCAGCGCTCGTCCATGGACAGTGCGGTCATCGGCACCTCCCGCACCCGGCGCAGCCCGGGAGGTTTGCCGGCGGCTCGGGGGTTTTTCCGGCAACACGGTCCCGGACAGCCGGAAGATCGGCGACCTGCGCCTTATGCAGGATGCCGACGAGATCACGGGTTCCCTCGCCGGTCGTCGCCGCGGTGGAGACGACCGGGACGCCCAGGAGGTGCTGGAGCGCCGCCGTGTCGACCATGATCCCTTTTGCGC
Above is a window of Methanofollis tationis DNA encoding:
- a CDS encoding metal-dependent transcriptional regulator, which produces MAPGRCCGRGPLSRKIEDYLEAILCVAREKGYARTSDVAKELSVSPSSVVEMFQKLGQMGLVTYRRYEGVTLTPEGRSIAEVIAFRHETLKGFLSLIGVSDRVAGEDACFMEHELHNETIEQVKGLVEYLECSPSFKTEFEAFLKTRQFKRDR
- a CDS encoding tRNA (guanine(10)-N(2))-dimethyltransferase → MERLPVTEGKTTFFAPVQDEGAAFPPGSAPIFYNRKMEANRDGTVLFLAAVHPSDYLDAMGATGVRGLRVAHETGIAVTINDIDPSAAAEIRANAERIGGAIEVTCQDANALMSTRRFDAVDLDPFGTPAPFVDASCRSAKRYLFVTATDTAPLCGAHLKAGMRRYFARPMNTEYHGEVGLRILLGFVAREMIKYDRGIEPLFCFAHEHFVRLHLRTRPRVKNADQALDRIGYVMQCTGCFYREERTGLLSESGVCPCCGTALRPIGPLWLGAVNDPDTLLAMEALLPEMTLGTASYLGRLLPVLRDELPTSTFYDYHRIAKTLRASPPAIDIVLERLRCGGYLATRTHYEGTGIRTDAPLAAIEAAITDPA
- a CDS encoding ferrous iron transporter B; translated protein: MTALSMDERWSLADAIAGRTVRTGVFRRTLSDALGDLTISPLTGIPVAFAVLYAFWSIFSSFAGDLVTDGFMVKLFDAHWLPWLQSVWPDPQSILYFLFVGDPAAENCFEAFGVLTSGLFVSIGVVLPAVFIFYLTMTVLEDSGYLPRLAVLADTLLHRIGLHGYAVVPMILGLGCNVPAITATRILETDKQRFMMMTLIAIFIPCGAQLGIMLAVIPESVGLVILTLLVGFALFGFIFNRLLPGENPEILIDVPPYRRPMFENVSRKMKIRTMGFLREAIPFVLLGVLLVNVLYLLGVIGWLSSALAPVFVLWFGVPPETVGPLLAAFLRKDLAVAQLSTIPMTAYQMFASVILVSIYFPCVATFVMLLKEGWKFLGGAMLALMTVVFLYGGLIHLAGMLLGVA